The sequence GCGCGCAGTACGTTCGGCGTACCTTTCCGCGCTGAGGGACCGCTGCCCGGCATCCAGCCGGCGCCTAGCCTCACCAACGCCGGTCAGCGCGATTGCCTGCGTGCTGGTCCCATTCGGGCAGCGCAGCGCCATGGCCTCAACGATGGGGATCAGCTCGCCGAGTACGGTTCGCATCCGCTCGGTGACGGTGGACAGTTCGGAAGTGGACAGCAGTGAGGCGGCGTCAACGACTTGTTCCGCTTCCCTGAGCAGTGCCCCGAACGCCAGGCGAGGGGGATCGCCCCCAGGCACACCGGCAGACGCTGTAGTTTCTTGCATGTCGATCTGCTCCTTGAGTTCCGGATCGGCCATGCCCCGGGGCCGTTCGCGCGGTCGCCGGGGTCTGCTGTCTATCGAAGCGGCCCAGCTCGATCAGGTGAGGAACCAGACAGGGGGCCCGGGAGGGGCCAGAATGGTGACGAAGGGGGCCAGATGAGTAACGGAAGCGAACGGCGCCGCAGGTTCGGCAACTACCTGGCGCAGCTTCGACGACGGACGGGCAAGTCACAGCGCGCACTCGCCGCGCGGCTCTCCGACTTGTCGGGAACACAGTCGATCACCCGCAACGAGGTATCCCGCTGGGAGCGTGGCGAGCGCATTCCCGAGACGTGGCTGCCCTTTCTGGCACAGGCGCTCGGGGTACCGGCACCCGAGATGGAGCGAGCCGCCGCGTACGCCCGTAACGCTGCGGGGGGTGTCCTCCCGGGCCCATCCGCCACACTGGCCGAGCTGCTGCCTGACGGTGACCTCATGGCCCCGTTGCAGGCCCCCGGTGGCCGCCGTATCGGCGCCGAAGCCGTTGCCGACCTTGGCGCTCGGGTCCATGCCCTGCGCTTGGCTGATGACGTATTGGCCGGTGGCGACCTGATCGAACCTGCCTTCCGAGAACTGCACGCCGCCGTCCGCCTGCACCAAGAGGCGACGTTCAGCGAGGCCACCAGTCGTGCACTCCTCGTGCAGATTGGGGAGCTTGCGCAGATTGCAGGTTGGATCGCGTCGGACGCCGGACGCCACGCTGACGCGGAACGGGCCTACTCACTCGGTATCTCCGCCGCACGACAAGCTGACGACAAGCCGCTTGTCGCCAACCTCGCAGGGTCGCTCGCCTACCAGCACTCGAACACCGGCAGGGAGCGCGAGGGAATCGACTTGGCGCACGCGGCCGTCGAGGAAGCCGGACCGAACGCCCCCGCCAAGACGCGTGCCCTGTTCTTCGATCGGGTGGCATGGGCCCACGCGAAGGCCGGGGAGGCACAGCCCGCCATCCAGGCACTTGGCGACGCTCATGACGCGCTCGAAACCGGCGGTAGCGCGGAGGCACCCTCATGGGCCTACTGGGTGACTCAGGAAGAACTGGACGTCATGGACGCTCGCGCTTTCACCGAACTACGGCGGCCGCTTCGAGCAGTCCCCCTGCTCAAAGACGTACTCGGTCGGTACGACGCCACACATACCCGCGAGGTGGCGCTCTACCGTTCGTGGCTGGCCGTGGCTCTTGCTGACGCCAACGAACCCGAGCAGGCAGTACAAGAGGCCCACCGGACCATTGACCTGTCCGGCGACCTTACGAGCACCCGCACCGCCGAACGTGTGCGAGTAGTACTCAACAGGTTGCGCGAGTACGACGACCTGTCCGAGGTCCGCGACCTGATGAACACCCACGGACACCTGCTGTTGACCTAGAGAGTCACGCGGTCAGGAGCCGGGGTTGCGTTTGAGGCCGGGGCCGCCCTCTCTCTCACGGTACGGGCCACGGTGGGCCGTCAAGGGCGCCTCCGGCGTCGCTACGCGATGAGCAAGCTCACCCTTGACCGCCCACCGTGGCCCTGGTGCTGGCTGGCTGTCGGGCGGCCCCTCCCGCCTGGCGCCCGGCGGTAAGCGCGCGACGCTCCGGGCGCCTCCGTCCAGACAAGTCCGGCGCGCATTATTCGTGCAGGTCAAAGGCGGTAAAACCCTGCCCAGCCGACCGGACTACCGGTAAAATGGTGCGCATAGAGGGGGTACCTCGCGCGGTTCCCCGCGCCCCTGGGTATGTGCGGCTCGGCGCACATCTGCAGGGGTGCGCTGGAACACCCGAACTGATGAAGTTTCAGCCGCCGCCCGCGGCAATCTACCGGTGTCCGTGTTGCGTCGGCCGGCAAAGGGTCATGCATCTTCGGAAGGCCCGCACCGCCCACCACCGAGAGGTGACCGCCCATGCGCCGACGCAGCCGCAAGCTCCTCGCCCGTACCGCGTCCCTGCTGGCCGCGGGGCTGGTGGTGGCGGGCACTCCCGCCGCCGCGCACGCCGCCGCGCCGTCCGCCGTACCCGCCGTACCCGCCGGGCGGATCGGCCTGCCCGGTACCGCGCCCCCGTGGGCGACCGCGCAGGCCGACCAGGGCCAGGCGCCGACCGGCACGACCGTGACCGCGCACGTGTACCTCGCCGGCCGGGACCACGCCGGGCTGGAGGCGGCGGCCCGTTCGGTCTCCGACCCGGCCTCGGCGGGGTACGGCCGG comes from Streptomyces sp. NBC_00448 and encodes:
- a CDS encoding helix-turn-helix domain-containing protein; the encoded protein is MSNGSERRRRFGNYLAQLRRRTGKSQRALAARLSDLSGTQSITRNEVSRWERGERIPETWLPFLAQALGVPAPEMERAAAYARNAAGGVLPGPSATLAELLPDGDLMAPLQAPGGRRIGAEAVADLGARVHALRLADDVLAGGDLIEPAFRELHAAVRLHQEATFSEATSRALLVQIGELAQIAGWIASDAGRHADAERAYSLGISAARQADDKPLVANLAGSLAYQHSNTGREREGIDLAHAAVEEAGPNAPAKTRALFFDRVAWAHAKAGEAQPAIQALGDAHDALETGGSAEAPSWAYWVTQEELDVMDARAFTELRRPLRAVPLLKDVLGRYDATHTREVALYRSWLAVALADANEPEQAVQEAHRTIDLSGDLTSTRTAERVRVVLNRLREYDDLSEVRDLMNTHGHLLLT